GGTTTTTGTGATTGGAAGACCAAAGAAGACGAAAAGGACGTGAGGGTTAAGCACCTCTTCCACAGTTCTCCGCCCCCTTGAAGAAGAGATTGGCAAAAAGAATCACAAAGAGGAAATAGCTCACGAGGAAGGAAGCAACGAAGACGTTGAGCCGCACCCGCAGGTACCGCAGAAGGACAAAAAGCCACATACCGGCAATCCCCTCGCGGATGAAAATCCCCCGCCACAGGGAGTAGCGGCGGGTCCTCAAAAGCTCCCGGACCTGCCGGGCGATGAGCCCAAGGAGAATAAGAGAAAGCGCCATGCCGCTAAGAAGACTGAGAATGGTTCGAATCATGGTTTTTCTTTCGCTCCATTTCCCGGCTTGCTCTCATGAGGGTGTCGTAGAGGTTGTAAAGACCCAGGGTAGCTCCCAGGGCAAGAAGAGAGAGCGTCCAGGAGAACCCGAGAGGATACCTCCGATCGAGGTACTGTCCCAGAAAGACCCCAAGAAGTATCGGGGCAACCGTCACCCAGGCAAGGTCCCAGACTTCCCCAAGAATCCTCCATACGTTTTCCTCTTCAAACCTTTTCCTCATAGGAGTATTATACGCCGGAAAGAAAAAAGTGGTGTGGGGGACCCGGGGGGTACTTGAAAAAACCCGTTTCTCTGAGTATATTATTAGGCAGGAGCGGAAATAGCTCAGGGGTAGAGCATCGGCTTCCCAAGCCGAGGGCCGCGGGTTCGAATCCCGTTTTCCGCTCCAGTTTTTATTTGTACGGATACCTCTCGGCGAACCGGGCCACCATCCAGTCGGGGAAGAGGCGCCGGACAAAGAGAGGCAGAACCCGGTTGCGCCACCCGGGAATGTAGACGGCCTTCCCCTGCTCGTAGGCAAGGAGCGCTCCTTTGACGACTTCTTCCGGCTGCATCACAAAAGAGGTTTTCTCCGGGCGTTTCATTCCCCCACGAGCTCTCTCAAAGAACTTGCTCTCTGTGGGTCCAGGTGCCACGTAGAGAACGTGGACGTTGTGTTTTTTCCACTCGGCCCAGAGGGCAAGAGAAAGGGAGTACACGTAGGCTTTCGTGGCGGCGTAGACGGCAAAGTGAGGAAGAGGGAAAAAGCCGGCAAGAGACCCAACGTTGATGATGCCGCCTCGTTTCCTCTCCACCATCTGCTTTCCGGCGTGGAAGGAGAGTTCCGTTAGGGCCGCCACGTTGAGCTCGATAATTTCCCGGTGTCGGGAAGAAGGAACGCTCAGGAATTCCCCATGGACCCCTGCACCGGCATTGTTCACGAGGAGCTCCACCTCGAACTCCTCGAGAACCTCCACTGCTTTGTCGAGTTCTCTCGTGAGGTCGCAGCGGAGAGTTACTGTCTCTGTGCCATGCTCTTTTGCGATTTTCTCTGCCACACGTTGCAGGTCTTTCTCGCTTCGCCCAAGGAGGATGAGGTTCATTCCCCTTTGGGAAAGTGCATAGGCAAACGCTTCCCCAATTCCTGAGGAAGCCCCAGTCACGAAAG
This DNA window, taken from Candidatus Caldatribacterium sp., encodes the following:
- a CDS encoding SDR family NAD(P)-dependent oxidoreductase; this encodes MPELAPGTWAFVTGASSGIGEAFAYALSQRGMNLILLGRSEKDLQRVAEKIAKEHGTETVTLRCDLTRELDKAVEVLEEFEVELLVNNAGAGVHGEFLSVPSSRHREIIELNVAALTELSFHAGKQMVERKRGGIINVGSLAGFFPLPHFAVYAATKAYVYSLSLALWAEWKKHNVHVLYVAPGPTESKFFERARGGMKRPEKTSFVMQPEEVVKGALLAYEQGKAVYIPGWRNRVLPLFVRRLFPDWMVARFAERYPYK
- a CDS encoding AtpZ/AtpI family protein; this translates as MRKRFEEENVWRILGEVWDLAWVTVAPILLGVFLGQYLDRRYPLGFSWTLSLLALGATLGLYNLYDTLMRASREMERKKNHDSNHSQSS